The nucleotide sequence CAATTGTGTAACCCACCACTTCTAACTCAAAAGCCACAAGGCTAAGTCCTCTAACACTATTGTGTTTCAAGATTTTGAGTATCTGCAAGCATAAAAGTGGTGGGGAATGAGTTCAAACTCAGTATTCTAGAAGCAAGTATGTTAGCATGACTCATCAgtcataagaaaaagaaagaaagaaaataatgCATCGCAAATTACACGGGCAACTGCGAACATATCCTATAATAGAATGATGATTAAATCCTAGAGATTTATACATCTGCTTCAAAAGGTTTCCAGTGAAAAATCAATATGCACGACCAACAAGAAAGGGCTGTTAAGAACATTCATAGACGAAAACATTTTAGAAGCTCCCACTATgcagggtcccggggaaggatccattatacgcagccttaccctgctttttgcaagaggttgtttccatgaTCCATTTTAGAAGTACAGTAGTTATATAACAAATATGTACACTCAGGAACAAAAAGCAAAATTCTCATGTTTCCTAATTAATGTAACATATATTCTCTTGTTATATTCTTCACAAGTTCTTCCAGATTCAGGAAGACAAGTTATTAACATTTGTGGTAAGCTCAAAGAAAGTTAAATACAAGAAATGAGAATACAGTATGGTCGAACCATCTAGCCATGTTATGAACTCCTTATCACTGGATTTTAGAAGTCCCAGATCTAGGACCACCTCAAGGTTTTTTAGAGTGCATACTGTCGTTTTTTAGAGTGCATACTGTCAGTATGCATCTTGATGTAGAAGAAATATAGACAACAGAAGTTAAATCTGAAACTGAACAACATCACGCATAAGCTTTTTGATTGAGATTAGATAAATAAATTCCAGAAGTAACAACAAGATGAAAGTACTACAATAATTATCTTATGTGAGGATACAATGTATTGTCAGAAAAAAGTATATAAACAGAAGTAATATCAGTAAGATATTAAGAATAATCAAACTGCACAAAGATCTATGCACTTTATTAATACCAATGGCATGAAAATAAAATTCTTTGGAACCCCAGACAGAAAAAAATGACAAAATTTAGGGTTCTCTTCTAGAAGAGAAAAAGAACCAATGTCATGGACTGTCAGTTCATCTGCTCTTGACTAATTAGAGCATCTCAAAAGCATGACCTGGCCAAGTAATTGCTACTTGACTAGATTGCAAGATCTCTCAAGAATAGATCTCACAAAAAAAAAAGACTTCTCTTTAAGTCTTCCACAACCTCCTTAGCAACCAAAAGTATGACCTGCAACTTGGTAGACTGCAATTAAAACTCTATGAGAAActgcagaatttttttttactggaAAGCAGAGGTTTAATAGATTGTATGCACATGTCACTAAGTTAATAGGTCCCAAAATGATTAAAGAGAAAAGACCTCAAGACTTGGATGATAAGCATGTAGGTTTTTTCAGCAAGAATCAGCCTCACACACAAGCAACAAGCTCAGCACAGCCAAAAATCATATCTTAGGGTGTTGTTTTTATCTCTTAGGCTTTTACTTAGAGTGGCCATTAGGAGAGGTGGTTGTGGTTTTTAACCTTAATAACCTTGCTAAAGTTGTGACAGAAACTAGGGTGCATGCAGAGATTGCTGGAGACCAAAGAGCTTGTAGAGATAAAGAATTGCTTCTCAAGAATAACTTTTGGTCCATGCAACATATGAAGTAAGGCTTTTCCTGTTTTCTTTATTGGTGTTAATAGAGAAATCTAGAAGATATTGAAACAACTTTTTGTGCATGGTTTGAGCAAATGACTAGTATAGAATAATGTGAACTTCTCTCGTATTATTTGAACTTTTTTCAAATAGTAGACATAAGCCAAATTACATTATAAAgcttttatatattaattattttttagtgTGTTTTGTCTTTACTATCTCACTGTATTAGATGATGTTGTGTACAATTGCATTTTTTTAACAGTAGGATGACTTAACATTGACGGCTATAATGCATTTTAGGAACACTTGTTTCTATCGACATAGGGTGGTTAGAGACAACCAATTCAAGAATCCTTCTAATTGAGATTGATCCAATTAATTAATTCTTGATCATGTCAAATATCAATACCGCTAGCAATTGATGCTAGCGGGGTCTCAACCcccaatagaaaataaaataactggcTACCTTTCACTGTTTCTATGCAGACAAGAATTTGCAAACGAGTATTTTCAACATACCTTATAATTTTCGAAATAACATGAACATCAAAACAATTTGAACTAACACAATACAATCTAAAAGCCTCGTTCTCTCATGATCTTCTATCACAACCTCAGGACCAGCTATTTTTCTCATCGGATAAATAAAATCAGTCCCAAGTCAACATTTAATCGTACAGAATCAGCGATATTCATGCAAGGTATATCTCAATAGAACCTCTGCAGTTCCTTTCTAATGGAATCTAGCCTATGCCTTGTTCCCACttgtttgagaaaaaaaatatatcctgACTTTCCCTTCCAAATCCTCTATCGATCGCAAGTATGAGCTGATCCAAGACCACACACAACCCACTACACTTAGAGGCCCAAAACTACAGTGAATTATAATCGTCGGTAGGAAAAAAAGGGAATTTTTTTTGACAAAAATTGTATCGACCCAAGCTTGAATAAAAAAGAATTGGAAGGACCTGAGGGAGTTTGACGGTGGTGGAGGCAGCGACGATACAGTAGCCAAGGAGCTTGGATACTAGTGGAAGCACGCAGTTCTTTTCGGGAAATTCCCATTCTTGCAGCGCCCCCAATACGCACCCAAAGTTCATGCCCAAGATCTCCAATTCCATCTCCGCCTCTCTTTCCTCTTCGTCGGCGTCGTCGTTAACAAAGTCGCTCGGAGGTGACGTTGAAGACTGGATCTACGGCGGCGGCGACGGTGCTCGGGTGTGTCCAAGAAAATTCGGCTAATTTACGGGATCGCTCCCAATTTTGTAGTTTTACCTGCTCGCGtctccaaattttcaaaatttacgaTCACGCCCTCTTGAAAAACGTTATGGACTTATGGTAAACCCAAACCcattatatattattattcttatatatttaaataaaaatataactaTATTCAAGATTCagataaattataataaaattattccaGAATTATCTGAAACTTTTGTTCATAGATGTTACTAAGTTAATCTCGATTGagtttattttatatatcttcgaaATATTAATCAAATACATTTTCAAGTATAAAATGAAGGAGTGATCAGGAAATTACTATTATGAAAGCGCTTTTTATGGTGTTTTCCGTAAAGGTCCTTGTAGATCTCGATCGTTAATCTATCAACGGACCGGATCGATTTCCCTTTTGTTTCCAGAGCAACTCTTTCGTCCCCTCTGACACGTGACTCGCCTTGCAGTCGTTCTGCACCGGGCGCCCACCTCGCTCTCCCCCTTCGCCGGCGTTGCTCGCCGGAGTTCAGATTCCCGGCTTCGAAGATGCCCGGACCAGCCGATCGCCATCGCTCTATCCCAACCATTCGCGAACTCTCTGGCGTGGCCACCCTGTCTCATTGCCTCTTCGCCGGACGGAAAGCGACAGAGTTGCCTTCATCTCCCTCTCTTCGTATTTCACTCTTCTATTTCAGGTAACATTTCTCCCTTCCCCGGGCTTCTTCTTCTCTGTCTCGTTTTCTCTTTCCTGCCATGCGTTTCACCACTTGACATTCCCTCCTCTCTCATTCGGGCCGGCACTGACTTTTGGGGGCCTTGGGCGAAAAGAGAAAATGAAcctccataaaaaaaaaaaatactaacctacaatttgaatatagtttaatagaaaaacttacaaattaatatatttaatttaaaatatgataaaccccatacaaaatatatttctgaAGATTCTTCAAATAGTGCAACACTATATAAAATATGTTTTCTAAGTTTCTCCAAAAAGTATAATACCTACAAATAcaaaaaaataagtataaaataattattgaaaaaatCTATATCTTCTAGCATTTTGAGAAGCAAAATTATCAATAAGATATTcaaaatcaagtttttctaacAACTCATTTTCAATACATAAATTGTCAAGTCATTTACtttcaaatcattatcattattttctctcaattctttttGCTCATTCAGTGCATGATTATGattatcattttctctcaattcttcttgCTCATTGATTGCATGATCATTTAATTCTTCTTGATTACTCAATTGTTGCATGATCATTTAGTTTTTCTTGACTTTCTTCTTGTAATTCATCGACTAAATCTTCAATTAAAGCTAGCTTTAAAAAATTTACAAAGAACACCtttgtgagttttaataatttgttctactctttttcttttgtttcttttaataCTCTGAGATTGATATTTTTTTGGAAATATATTTATACTACAAattttaagtgtaaaaataaaacacacaaaaccAGTAACAAAACTAACAATGAAATGAACACAAAcagtgaaaataatagtcaaaAGACAATAAAGCCCAGTTTGTGCTTGAAGAAATCGATATAATCTTCTAGGATGATTAAAATTGGGATAATttatttaaactcttttaaatcggtaagaaaaatcataaaatattgactccaatataatattaaaaaacaatattgaatattgatgactagaaaaaatatagataagtaaCTTACattgtaagtttatatattgatgaatgatgatattgatgaaactaaaattttaattggagaataaacttttctaatttaattagaagagattcaaaGGAGAAGAGGGGAGGAAATTAGCGTTCAGGATTCATACTTTATTCTTTAAAGTCTTATGACTTatgtaaataaattaataaaaaaaatgtaccataaataaaattttggaaaGAGAAAAAATGATCGTTTAccttcctttttttatttttttaaattctttcttaaattttaatagaCTTTTTtacctttattaaaataattcaacaatatatatttttagacctttattaaaataatccaataaaatatactttttagttttttattaaaacaatctaattatatataatatatattatatatacatgTCAAATTTGGGGGCCCCTAAACATCGGGGGCCCTTGGTCGTCGCCCCCGGTGACATGCCTCAGGGCCGGCTTTGCTCTCATTTCCTCCTACAGTCATCGTTGCAGCTTTCCACCTATTGTTTCTCAGCAATGGCAACTCAAGTGTAATTGCTGATCTTGATTTTGATTTTGGATCCATTTAGATGCGGTGAATTGTGGGTTTATCATTCTTCTATTTGTATTTCATTATTTTGGATCTGCATTCTGCTTCTGTGGCGACCAACACTTTCGAGATATCGGTTGAAAAGGAACAATAGTGAGAGTCTTTTTTGTTATTTTGAagtctttgcctttttcaattttCTCATTTCCTTCATACTTGTGTTCCTAGCTTCAGGTCTCTGCTGACGAATCAAAAGATGGATTCTCTTGCTGCACTATTCAAGCAGCTTAAGGTTTTTTCCTATCAATTTGATATCTCCAAATAGCTATATAGTTTGAATCACCCAAATAGTGCTTGAACATGTTTGATGCTTGGTAAGAGAAGAATCTCTTTTTAAATTGCTTATTAGGATGTGTTACGAAATGCAAACTGTTTGATATATGCAACAGTGAATATGCGTCTTTTTGTTTATAAGTCCTCTTTAATGTCTAATATAATGCATAACCAGAGGTCAATTTCTATTCAACATCTTTATATCAACATGAATAAGGTAGATTTTTAAAGCTAGCATGAGAATTGTTCAAGTTAAAGGGGCACTTATCATTCAACTCTAAAATGTTGGGTTGCTCAGCTATGTAAGTACTAAGAGTAGTCATtgttggtatatatatatatggatctgTAGTATTGATCCAATAGTTGGGCCTGATTAGTCATCTCGACGATAAGTCGATGACTCTAACCGGTGGAGCTCAGTATGgcaatgtggatcttgtcccatttATACTTCGACATCCCTTTCGGTTATCGAAGTACCCCTTCTAATAAGAGACATACTTTTCTTGCTATCATCGTTACCGATCTAAACTCGTCGGTTGTCGAATTATCCCTTCGGATATCGACACAACCATTTTGGGTAAACTTATCCATAAAGATAAGAGTATTAAGGTCGAGGTGAAGGCTAGACCTTCTTTCCTTAAGACGATATTGCCCCGCCCAGGTACTTACAGTTTATTGGCAATCGTCTTCTAAGATACAACGACTTGGGTCTCGAAATAAGAGCATTCCAAATTTCGAGCCCTGTCAAACTTTCAAAGCCTTGAAACTCTTAATcgaggagagagagaagagaactcaagaggagaaTTCACAACTTGAGAATTGAGTAAGTGGAATGAAAGGAATGGGGTTTGTTTTATATGGATGAAGGGTTACTCCCAAGAGATGAAAGGTTTCTTCCAAGAGGTGAAAGGATACGGGATGCGTCTTTTCCCTTAAACCTTTTCACTTAAGTCTTTtcattatgattaattaatttaattgattaatctgattaactatttacttaatctattgtaaatattaattaattaattaattaatatcacaatgattaatcttttaatcaatcaattaatcaacgaaattaattataatttcataccccTCAATAGTTCCATATACTCGAGTTAGCGTTCATCCATGAATCCAACTCGTGTGCGAGTCAAACTTCCATCTGATCATATCGGACCAACCTTTCATTAGAcattaatttttcatttactCGATAAATTGGTTTATGACGGTCTACTCACGAAATAACCGACTTATCCCTATTGGTCACCAAAACCAATTTTCCAAAACCATCTCTATGTTGATTAGATAAGTAATAGGAAGGATGGTGTTGGTGTAATTTTATTCTAGTTTAATTTTTTGTTACTGTTTTACAAGCTATCTGGACTCTGAAATTTGACAACTTAAATTATATCATGAAATTGCAACTCAAAATCAATAAAGTGGACAGATCTGGAGAACTACCTTTATATCATGCACTATCTAAAACAATGGTGTAAAAATGTTTTGAGTATAAACTTCCTTTCTAATGAATAGGTATTTGTCATTGTTCCTATATGTTTAGCTATTGGATTCAATTTTTCTTTCTTAGATCAATAAACATAATCATACCAGATATCAACATTTCATTCTTCTGCAATGCCTAAGTCTTCTTGATTTCTGATCTGTGAATAGGCTGCAGAGCCCTTTTTCTTACTAGCAGGTCCAAATGTTATTGAATAGGAGGAGCACATACTTAAGATGGCAAAACATATAAAAACTGTAACGTCTAGGCAAGTTTGTAGTAACTCATTCTATTTATGTACTTAGTATGTGTAAGTCTTTTGTAATATAAACTTATTTGCTTATTGATTGACAACTTATAGGCTTGGTTTGCCCCTAGTGTTCAAGTCAAGTTTTGACAAAGCTAATCGCACTTCGTCAAAATCATTTCTTGGTCCTGGTTTGGAACAAGGTCTGAAGGTAGCATCTATGATTTGTTTTTCTGTTGCCCAAAACTTGTGTTCTTGTGATTGGATTTTCTATATGTTGACAAAACTTTGTTTAATAAATTCTGTTTGTATTGGGTTCTTTCTTTTTTTCAGTGCAAACAAAGAATATAGCTtaggaatatatattttttattttgcacTGAACCTCTTATAATatgtttaagaaaggaaagaaaataaaagttgataaaaatattgTTTTGTTTTGTTGGTTTCTAAGTTCAGTTGTGTAGTACTTCCACGTCTTTTCCTTTCTAGTTCAATTACTTCATTATTTTTCAGAAACTAACCATTAATGTTACCCGTGTTATGATTTGTAGTAGCAAGTATTCATTAACTCATTGAACTTGGTTTTATAAGCTCTTAAAGTTTTTAACCTATATCTGAATCTTACCTTTGCTGAGAGCTAGTATGCAGTAGCAAGAATCATTGGCTGATTCAGTGTAGAAAATTTAGCTCTCAAAGTTTTTATCCTATATGTTAATCTTATCAACATAGAGAGCTATTAAATTGGGTACTCTTAATTAATCAACCAcaatttcaatttaataatttCAGAAAAGTCTCGTGTTCAGCTGAACATTGCCCTAATCATACAAACAAAATTTTCTTCTATGCAGTGATATAGGATGTCATGATTTTCAAGGGAAACTACTTATTTTGGATGAATCTTAACTGTCCCACTCTAGACTTTTTCTGCATCAGGGAAGTTTATGAAATTTCATTGCCACAGAAAAATGATCTTACCCCTTTACATAGTTGCTGTTGTCACCAATTTTACACATCAAAGATGATAAAAGGACATGGTAATTTATAGATAATCTTTCTTTGAGTTAACAGTAGTGACCTTTTTGACGGAGAAACAAAGAGACAGATTTTCACTTGATCTTTTTACTTTTTGTCTGAAATAATTTATGATGAAATATACATAATGATGACTCTGCTTTACAACCTACTAAAAATACAATGCTTTCTGTTGCCTTTTTTATTTTACTGTGCTTGCAATTCTAGTAATTATTTTGTACTGTTAATTTATGCGAATTCACATACAAGGATTTGAATGGCAGATTCTTGAGAAAGTAAAGGCGGCATATGATCTGCCAATCATAACTGATGTCCATGAGAGTAGCCAGGTATTCAGTTTCTTCTGTAAAGTGTTTGGTTGTCTTCATCCCTGGGCATAATGCTATATAGATCATGCTTTCATTGATCAAATGCTAAAGTAGATCCCTTTGTATCATTAATTATGATATTTTACCTTAGGTATTCTTCAGAGATTCCTAGACAAGTTCTTTCTCCGGGGCAAGTATACAATCATctcttaaacattttttttttctgaagggCTATGAAAGAAAGATCATGTAATCATATGCATAGTTACCAAATGACATGATATTCAATGATTTGTGTTCCTGATAAAACAAAGATCTACCAAATTAGAAGTATCTGACAAATATTGTATCCGTATGAAAGGCCCTTTAAATGCACTATGAAGAAACCAAAATTCACAGACCAATGTGTATCTGCTTCTTGGAGGAAAAAACCTATTGATTCTCTACTTTATCCTTATCAAACTAGTTAAATTCTTGATGGACATTgcagatattttgatttttcagaGAAATGAACAAGAGTTATAGGTGAGATTCTTATCTAAGTATGACAATGGCCCTAGTACATAATACTTCTTAATTTTTGGTAGCTGTAAAAGATGTTACCACAACACTACCCTGTTTCCCAACTTTacattgaagtaaacttgttgtTATGCAACAGTTGTTTTTTTTTCCAGGGTATATTCTAGGCTGGTAAACAATTTCTTCAAATTTCTTAGAAATTGATCAAGATATAGTCTGTAATTTATGTGCAGCTACAAGACAATGGGTAGaagctaaattttaaaaatagcatGATGCCTAGTATCCTAACAATTTTCATAAATTCAGTGTGAAGCTGTAGGCCGAGTTGCTGATAGTATTCAGATTCCAGCTTTCctttgtcgtcaggtataatgtgcaacttgaaattaatcaatcttTGCTATTATTCTACTATCATTTTACTGTACCTTTCTTCAAGTGATGTACAGAGAACTTCTCTTTTAACCTGCTACACTTGTGTAACAGGCAGACCTTCTAGTAGCAGCAGCTGAAACTGGAAGAGTCATAAATATCAAGAAAGGCCAATTTTGTGCTCCGTCAGACTTCAATAAGTTCATACTTTTATTTAGTTTTCTGTATCTCTGCATGctgatgatttttattttttcagaaaGTAGAAACATGTTTATATTAAAGTGATGTTAACATCTAATGAGGCAATTTCCTGGCATGGAAGCTGCAAGCTCTTTCAGTATTtaaaacttgtgttctgcattatctAGTCTTAATTTCTGGGTACTAACTTGTGCCCTACTCATTTTGTTGACTTTCCCTACACAATCATTATGCTTATGTTGATTTCCTTAGAGCTTAATGTCTTAGTATGATTCAAGAGTTTCATAGTGCACAATtgtttttaagttaattgatgtccctttgaggaagttgcagaATTTCAAGTGCTAAGGGAAGATAAGAAATTGTTCATGTTTCATTTGGTATATAATGATCTTTGACCATTCATCCCTATGTTCAAGCTATTATAATTCAAGCATTTTTGCTGAATCGTTTCAGTTTCAATTAGAAATGAATggttaacatgtttcaatagagaatGTGAATGCTCCATAATTATATAAGACCTTTCAATTTCTGTAATGATAAATTACCTATATGTAGACTCTAGCAAACATGTAATTATCAGTAATATTGATAACTAAACTATctcctacaacaacaacaaccaagccttatcccactaggtgaggtcaactatatggatccttttacctCATTGAGCTCTATTTCcaattatattatcatctatatttaaataaagtttatCTTGGTTTACCAtggctaaccaagtcttttttggttttcctcttcctcgtttgatatgcatgtttgtcatagtttcacatcgcctaactggaataTTTATTGGtagtctaagtacatgtccataccatcttaaacgtgtctctcctGAACTAAGAAAATTACTGTTGGGATTTTCTTTAATTAGAAACCTACTTGAACAAAATGTCGGCTAGGAATATTCAACTTTGTTAATGTGAAGATCCTTGATCCTCACAAGATGCTTCATCAGCGAAATTATAAATTTTAGAATATTAGTAGGTGTGTTTTTATATGAAAACCTTAATTGCATATGAGATGATAGCCATTTAATTTGTCCTCATATATCTGTAATAAAATTGGCATGAATATCAGTCAGGCACTCCTGAATATTTTTGACAGCTATGAGTCAAAATTAGGTTGTTGGTGTTCATTATAAAATGATTACATGCCATGACTGGTACTTAAGAGTTGCTCTGATAAAAGTACCAAATTTATCTGTTGTTAGACTAATAGAATAGAAATGCCACAGGCGTTTTCTTGTTTGATTTCAAAATAGTAGACTTCTTTCTTTGCATTAATTTTGGCCATTACTTAGTTTGTTATAGTCTTTTAAGCAAACTAAGTTACTGGTCTAGGTATTGGTATTGTGAAATTAAAGGTACCTTTTTTAATCAGAAAGGAAGTTGAAAATCTCTTTGTTTTTTTGTGTGTGTTGGGTTTGTGTTGTAAATAATTCCTGAAGCTATTAATTTCTTCATTATTTGTTACGGTTATTTAGTTTACTATGGTGGGTGGAATGTATCACAAACCTGATAAATTTAATTGTCTTTTTATGGATTTTCTATGAATTCCTATCATCTTTAAAATATGGGATCCATGTCTTTTGGAACAATCATAGTGTTATTTTGCCTCCTCTTTTGAATAAaggtgacttttttttttttttttaaggttatGGTGAATTCTGCAGAAAAGGTTAGACTCACAGGAAATGCTAATGTAATGGCTTGCGAGAGAGGCACTATGTTTGGTTACAGTGAGTTTGCTTTAATATTTGTTACAACATGTGTTGTCATGCCCAACATCATCTATAATTTGATATTTTGCTGTCTTTCTGTAAATTGTCTAGAATGTTGGTTATGTGAAGGAAAAACCTTTTTACATTGAGTTAAGATAGATCCTTTGTTTATATTATGGCATTCATAAGTCAGAAACTTCTAGTGAGCTCTTTGTTTTCTCTTGTTTAACCTTTACTGTACAATTTTGTTCTTTGACTTGATATTAACTAAAAGAGATACCTTTATCTGCCAATAGTGATCAAAAGTACACATCTTTAAATCTTAGAATTGTATAAATACATTTTCTTTTGTTTAACTGGGTTCAATCCTATGAAAATGCCTCCATTTGCCAATAGTGATCAGAAGATTTCATTTCTTTTCCATCCCTGAATCACCCTCTAACATTTTTGCTCTTAATTGTTCAATTTAGGTTCCATCTATTTTGTAAAAAAATGTTTTtaaggaaaatgaaaatttgattttatagtgtttggtatgataaaaaaaatcataaacaatagaaaattttcttttggtcACTAGAAGATATAGAATTCTTTGAGGAAAATGACTTCCTATGAAAAAGAGTGGAGTCATCTTCTCACTCATTCATAAGCTTTTCACTCAATCAATAAATTCATCTCCACCCTTCGCCCTCATTTGAACAGAGATTGATTGATCTAGGTAGGCCAATTCAACTAGGTAATCTAGTTGTGTTCGTCAAACCAAGTGGTCAATCGAGCTAGACTGTCCAACCGTTCCAATAGAGCTGAGCAAGTTGAGTAATCTAGGTAGTCAAGGGAGGTTGAGTGAGCCGAGTGAGTTGGTTGGAATCAGGTAATTTAGGCGAGTAGGATAGGTTAGTCCAATTGAGAAGTTTAGGTGAGTCGGTCAGGTCGACTAGTCTTGTTGATATTAGTCCTTAGTGTTTTAATGGTTGGCAAACATGTGTAAGTGAGAGATTTGAGATTGACAAAGTTGACTAGGTGTACAAGTCAACCTAATCAAGGTGGACTCTTTGGATCAGGTGGAAAAGCATTTTAGTTGACCTAGTTAGGATGGAGTCTCTGGATTAAGTGATGTGTTTCAACTTTGAAGAAATACCCTAGATATGTAACTTggtagtgttggaaccccaaggttgttttggtgtgatcaacaagttaagttaggtcctgtgtgtatttaaccttgtgtctaagtgtgcaggagcttaggagcacaggtactcgagcggaagacgcagctagcgagaaggacggcacgctgtgcgtccgagggacgaggcgctgcggaagagtacac is from Zingiber officinale cultivar Zhangliang chromosome 7B, Zo_v1.1, whole genome shotgun sequence and encodes:
- the LOC122005325 gene encoding 2-dehydro-3-deoxyphosphooctonate aldolase 1-like isoform X2 is translated as MAKHIKTVTSRLGLPLVFKSSFDKANRTSSKSFLGPGLEQGLKILEKVKAAYDLPIITDVHESSQCEAVGRVADSIQIPAFLCRQADLLVAAAETGRVINIKKGQFCAPSDFNKLW
- the LOC122005325 gene encoding 2-dehydro-3-deoxyphosphooctonate aldolase 1-like isoform X1, translated to MAKHIKTVTSRLGLPLVFKSSFDKANRTSSKSFLGPGLEQGLKILEKVKAAYDLPIITDVHESSQCEAVGRVADSIQIPAFLCRQADLLVAAAETGRVINIKKGQFCAPSDFNKFILLFSFLYLCMLMIFIFSESRNMFILK